A genomic window from Bradyrhizobium lupini includes:
- the rlmB gene encoding 23S rRNA (guanosine(2251)-2'-O)-methyltransferase RlmB produces MKDRKFNPRGPRGGSKPFNRPGKSAGRPARRDRDSDADGLVILYGWHTVSMALANPQRQIRKLTLTENAARRLADENIAIPVTPEIVRPQEIDRLLSPNAVHQGLLAEADPLPSPDIEDLEQDGMVLVLDQITDPHNVGAILRSAAAFAVKAIVTTARHSPEATGVLAKAASGALELVPMVTVQNLARALTTMNELGFQTVGLDSEGSADLSEVTLREPLALVLGAEGKGLRQLTRETCSVVARLDMPGEIKSLNVSNAAVLSLYVGASRLGLMKR; encoded by the coding sequence ATGAAGGATCGAAAATTCAACCCGAGGGGCCCCCGCGGCGGGTCTAAGCCCTTCAACAGGCCCGGAAAATCGGCCGGTCGCCCGGCCCGCCGCGATCGCGATTCGGACGCCGACGGGCTTGTCATCCTCTATGGCTGGCACACCGTCTCCATGGCGCTCGCCAACCCCCAGCGGCAGATCCGCAAGCTGACGCTGACCGAGAACGCCGCAAGGCGTCTGGCGGACGAGAACATCGCGATCCCGGTCACGCCCGAGATCGTCCGGCCCCAGGAGATCGACCGGCTGCTGTCGCCCAACGCCGTGCACCAGGGCCTGCTCGCCGAGGCCGATCCCCTGCCCTCGCCCGACATCGAGGATTTGGAGCAGGACGGCATGGTGCTGGTGCTCGACCAGATCACCGATCCGCACAATGTCGGCGCCATCCTGCGCTCGGCGGCCGCCTTTGCGGTGAAGGCGATCGTCACCACCGCGCGTCACAGTCCGGAAGCGACCGGCGTGCTGGCCAAGGCCGCCTCCGGCGCGCTGGAGTTGGTCCCGATGGTGACGGTGCAAAACCTCGCCCGCGCATTGACCACGATGAACGAGCTCGGCTTCCAGACTGTCGGGCTGGACAGTGAAGGCAGTGCGGATCTTTCCGAGGTCACCCTGCGCGAGCCGCTCGCGCTGGTGCTGGGCGCGGAAGGCAAGGGCCTGCGGCAATTGACACGCGAGACCTGCAGCGTCGTGGCGCGGCTCGACATGCCCGGAGAGATCAAGAGTCTCAACGTCTCGAATGCCGCCGTGCTCTCGCTCTATGTCGGCGCGAGCCGGCTCGGGCTGATGAAGCGGTAA